The Deltaproteobacteria bacterium genome window below encodes:
- a CDS encoding bifunctional (p)ppGpp synthetase/guanosine-3',5'-bis(diphosphate) 3'-pyrophosphohydrolase — MHAPVLDEPLRAFRDAIGYLAEGRDAVERAIGLVEREAPGADGMLARGLAIASTLATLQLDASALQAAIVRPACEDGLPLERVAEVAGAEVARLVTGVQRLEHIRWDHLEQEATENLRKMFLAIASDIRVVLLALAERVHVLRGLDARPEPERRGIARETMEVYAPLANRLGIWQMKWEFEDLAFRALEPQTYREIKALLADKRTARTAAIEQVITLLRERVGELGIDARVSGRPKHIYSIYKKMQRKRLGYEQIYDVSAVRVIVDRIEDCYGVLGMVHGLWTPIAGEFDDYIARPKGNDYRSLHTAVVGPDGKPLEVQIRTQEMHEYNEYGVAAHWRYKEGASRADKRFDAKINLLRQLMAWQREVTVAPEHNDDGELANAMRSELFTDQVYVFTPGGEVVDLPQGATPVDFAYRIHTDVGHRCRGAKVNGQIVTLDYRLQTGERVEIITAKQPKPSRDWINPQLGFVHTSSARQKIKAYFRAQQRDAAIAQGREVVERELERLGIASRGVESILSFYPRYAALDDLLAAIGFGDVVPQSIGTRLLEWIELERAATQPVPQTTAPIEPAAKRAAQVSIAGVEDVMSHPARCCNPVPGDDVVGYITRGRGLAIHRVDCSNARTDHEPERWMPLSWGARRNQTYPVAVRIVADDRAGMLRDVLDIVAQEGVNIANTAAVKSPREQTSTITLQLEIRSAEQVVRIMNRIERAAGIRSVRRVSV; from the coding sequence GTGCACGCACCCGTGCTCGACGAACCACTTCGCGCCTTCCGCGATGCGATCGGCTACCTCGCCGAGGGGCGCGACGCGGTCGAGCGCGCCATCGGTCTCGTCGAGCGCGAGGCGCCCGGCGCGGACGGCATGCTCGCGCGTGGGCTCGCGATCGCGTCGACGCTCGCGACGCTCCAGCTCGACGCCAGCGCCTTGCAGGCCGCGATCGTGCGGCCGGCCTGCGAGGACGGCCTGCCGCTCGAGCGGGTCGCGGAGGTCGCGGGTGCCGAGGTCGCGCGGCTCGTGACCGGTGTGCAGCGGCTCGAGCACATCCGTTGGGATCACCTCGAGCAGGAGGCCACCGAGAACCTCCGCAAGATGTTCCTCGCGATCGCCTCGGACATCCGCGTGGTGCTGCTGGCGCTGGCGGAGCGCGTACACGTGCTGCGCGGGCTCGATGCACGGCCCGAGCCCGAGCGTCGCGGCATCGCGCGCGAGACCATGGAGGTCTACGCCCCACTCGCGAATCGGCTCGGCATCTGGCAGATGAAGTGGGAGTTCGAAGACCTCGCGTTCCGAGCGCTGGAGCCCCAGACCTACCGCGAGATCAAGGCGCTGCTCGCCGACAAGCGCACCGCGCGGACCGCCGCCATCGAGCAGGTCATCACGCTGCTGCGCGAGCGCGTGGGCGAGCTCGGCATCGACGCCCGCGTCAGCGGCCGGCCCAAGCACATCTACAGCATCTACAAGAAGATGCAGCGCAAGCGCCTGGGCTACGAGCAGATCTACGACGTCAGCGCGGTTCGGGTGATCGTCGATCGGATCGAAGACTGCTACGGCGTGCTGGGCATGGTCCACGGGCTGTGGACGCCGATCGCTGGCGAGTTCGACGACTACATCGCGCGCCCCAAGGGCAACGACTACCGCTCGCTGCACACCGCGGTGGTCGGCCCCGATGGCAAGCCGCTCGAGGTGCAGATCCGCACCCAGGAGATGCACGAGTACAACGAGTACGGCGTGGCGGCGCACTGGCGCTACAAAGAGGGCGCGTCGCGGGCCGACAAGCGCTTCGACGCGAAGATCAACCTCCTGCGTCAGCTGATGGCGTGGCAGCGCGAGGTCACCGTCGCGCCCGAGCACAACGACGACGGCGAGCTCGCCAACGCCATGCGCTCGGAGCTGTTCACCGACCAGGTCTACGTGTTCACGCCCGGCGGCGAGGTCGTCGATCTGCCGCAGGGCGCGACCCCGGTCGACTTCGCCTACCGCATCCACACCGACGTCGGCCATCGCTGCCGCGGCGCCAAGGTCAACGGCCAGATCGTCACGCTCGACTATCGCCTGCAGACCGGCGAGCGGGTCGAGATCATCACTGCGAAGCAGCCCAAGCCCAGCCGCGACTGGATCAATCCGCAGCTCGGCTTCGTGCACACCTCGAGCGCACGGCAGAAGATCAAGGCCTACTTCCGGGCGCAGCAGCGCGACGCAGCGATCGCCCAGGGCCGCGAGGTCGTCGAGCGCGAGCTCGAGCGCCTCGGCATCGCGTCACGCGGCGTCGAGTCGATCCTGAGCTTCTACCCCCGCTACGCGGCGCTCGACGACCTGCTGGCGGCGATTGGCTTCGGCGACGTCGTGCCGCAGAGCATCGGCACTCGCCTGCTCGAGTGGATCGAGCTCGAGCGCGCTGCGACGCAGCCGGTGCCGCAGACCACCGCGCCGATCGAGCCCGCCGCGAAGCGGGCCGCGCAGGTCAGCATCGCCGGCGTCGAGGACGTGATGAGCCACCCCGCGCGCTGCTGCAATCCGGTGCCGGGCGACGACGTGGTTGGCTACATCACCCGCGGTCGCGGCCTGGCGATCCATCGCGTCGACTGCAGCAACGCCCGTACGGACCACGAGCCCGAGCGGTGGATGCCGCTGTCGTGGGGGGCCCGGCGCAACCAGACCTATCCTGTGGCGGTGCGCATCGTCGCCGACGACCGCGCGGGCATGCTGCGCGACGTGCTCGACATCGTCGCGCAGGAGGGCGTCAACATCGCCAACACCGCGGCGGTGAAGTCGCCCCGCGAGCAGACCTCGACCATCACGCTGCAGCTCGAGATCCGCAGTGCCGAGCAGGTCGTGCGCATCATGAACCGCATCGAGCGCGCGGCCGGCATCCGCAGCGTGCGACGCGTGAGCGTCTGA
- a CDS encoding NAD(P)-binding protein, producing the protein MHGHDDEPSPASDLDDALAAAHADGVPQSQGSAREGRGHIDTVMVVVVLPAETVQAMLPAGLQLGPQPLVPAGRHPLLISLAHDHFDAWFGDMDYREAMFAIPWVELADERAPHRGPFVYMPRLYLDAAMPQVLGERVYGYEKLAATIEADAGSFTATDEQGDLLVRARFEPDGEPRSPDGWPNFAWVRKLFEQPTVSQARRRLDRDAREAAAADQRLLGSCVRYLLGGVDWDGREVAPTIQPMQVELQLGNGLTLPGGLPQHAIASPSLAAHVMGAFRMRAQQVVSLPGSVAEVRYDAPLGRPLKVAVLGGGPAACSAAFWLARQRGAYEVSIFTQGWRMGGKCAASRNPDACDRIEEHGLHAFPGFYRNAFRTVREVYRILERPLSSPEGPLAAAFRSQPHVGVFDRHRDAWRYFPTPLDPNPREPGVVPQRGGEVPLRLGDALQRMFARAGSDAATLAEREAADEGRIERSLGALGHGWQQALGGVLEWFAQASGNAIEAFVETPPAASPLKRTLLATLRHIRDALAWYWRDRQDDPDAWFTWGGLDTVLTLAIGVLEESTLDFDELDEHDFVTWMRHWGLAPEHAAVSSLMLVYETLFAHLDDRAPYRMGELACGVALRWFLLVSFGYEGAPAYDFGWSCAETLITPYYQALRQLGAEVHFFHRVERLGFAGSGDDKQLSRVHLRVQATVAEGREYQPLRLDYDPPAWPMTPDWSQLREGAELRERGIDLECAYDGWPGVGERVLVQGDDFDVCVLAIPLGALPPVIDELIDPRSPHFDPDWHAFVDGTALTQTLSTQLWFRRDAAQLFDQRDAATGRSRVRGLATGFAQPQASFGELSHLIAHERWPAPAPVLLTYHTGALEGAVRLPSVGDATRGFPAAERLRARGIVEAWLRENHRGLFDGELTDFEALLDALAVPPEQECSGIERLWAQHFNIACQPSDLYVLSRPRQTRLRRAPHDSGARFLLLAGDWTKTDMNCGCVEGATQSGMLAARALSGHPIYVWRVGF; encoded by the coding sequence ATGCACGGGCACGACGACGAACCATCGCCAGCGTCCGACCTCGACGATGCACTCGCGGCCGCCCACGCCGACGGCGTGCCGCAGTCGCAGGGCTCGGCCCGCGAGGGCCGCGGCCACATCGACACGGTGATGGTGGTGGTGGTGCTGCCGGCCGAGACCGTGCAGGCGATGCTGCCGGCCGGGCTGCAGCTGGGACCCCAGCCGCTGGTGCCCGCGGGCCGACACCCGCTGCTCATCTCGCTGGCCCACGATCACTTCGACGCATGGTTCGGTGACATGGACTACCGCGAGGCCATGTTCGCGATCCCGTGGGTCGAGCTGGCCGACGAGCGCGCACCGCATCGGGGCCCGTTCGTGTACATGCCACGGCTGTACCTCGACGCCGCGATGCCGCAGGTGCTCGGTGAGCGTGTGTATGGCTACGAGAAGCTGGCGGCGACGATCGAGGCCGACGCCGGCAGCTTCACCGCCACCGACGAGCAGGGCGATCTGCTGGTGCGGGCGCGCTTCGAGCCCGACGGCGAGCCGCGGTCGCCGGACGGCTGGCCCAACTTCGCGTGGGTGCGCAAGCTGTTCGAGCAACCGACGGTGTCCCAGGCCCGTCGTCGGCTCGACCGCGACGCCCGCGAGGCCGCCGCCGCCGATCAACGCCTGCTGGGCAGCTGCGTGCGCTACCTGCTGGGCGGCGTCGACTGGGACGGTCGCGAGGTCGCGCCGACGATCCAACCGATGCAGGTCGAGCTGCAGCTCGGCAACGGCCTCACGCTCCCGGGCGGGCTGCCGCAGCACGCCATCGCGTCGCCGAGCCTGGCGGCGCACGTGATGGGTGCCTTTCGCATGCGCGCGCAGCAGGTCGTGTCGCTGCCGGGCTCGGTGGCCGAGGTCCGCTACGACGCACCGCTCGGGCGTCCGCTGAAGGTTGCGGTGCTCGGTGGCGGGCCGGCGGCGTGCAGCGCCGCGTTCTGGCTCGCGCGTCAGCGCGGCGCCTACGAGGTCTCCATCTTCACGCAGGGCTGGCGCATGGGGGGCAAGTGCGCTGCGAGTCGCAACCCCGACGCATGCGACCGCATCGAGGAGCACGGCCTGCACGCGTTCCCCGGCTTCTACCGCAACGCGTTCCGCACCGTCCGCGAGGTCTACCGCATCCTCGAGCGACCGCTGTCGTCGCCCGAGGGCCCGCTGGCGGCGGCGTTTCGCAGCCAGCCGCACGTCGGGGTCTTCGATCGCCACCGCGATGCGTGGCGCTACTTCCCCACGCCGCTCGACCCCAACCCCCGTGAGCCCGGCGTGGTGCCGCAGCGCGGTGGCGAGGTGCCGCTCCGGCTGGGCGACGCCCTGCAGCGGATGTTCGCACGCGCGGGCAGTGACGCGGCCACGCTGGCCGAGCGCGAGGCCGCCGACGAAGGCCGCATCGAACGCTCGCTCGGCGCGCTCGGGCATGGCTGGCAGCAGGCGCTCGGCGGCGTGCTGGAGTGGTTCGCGCAGGCCTCGGGCAACGCGATCGAGGCCTTCGTCGAGACCCCGCCGGCCGCGTCGCCGCTCAAGCGCACGCTGCTCGCGACGCTACGCCACATTCGCGATGCACTCGCGTGGTACTGGCGCGACCGCCAGGACGACCCCGATGCATGGTTCACCTGGGGCGGACTCGACACCGTGCTCACGCTGGCGATCGGTGTGCTCGAGGAGAGCACGCTCGACTTCGACGAACTCGACGAGCACGACTTCGTGACGTGGATGCGGCACTGGGGGCTGGCGCCCGAGCACGCTGCGGTGTCGTCGCTGATGCTGGTGTACGAGACGCTGTTCGCCCACCTCGACGACCGCGCGCCGTACCGCATGGGCGAGCTGGCCTGCGGTGTGGCGCTGCGATGGTTCCTGTTGGTGTCGTTCGGCTACGAGGGCGCGCCGGCCTACGACTTCGGCTGGTCGTGCGCCGAGACGCTCATCACCCCCTACTACCAGGCGCTGCGGCAGCTCGGGGCCGAGGTGCACTTCTTCCACCGCGTCGAGCGGCTGGGCTTCGCCGGCAGCGGCGATGACAAGCAGCTGTCGCGGGTGCACCTGCGCGTGCAGGCGACGGTCGCCGAGGGCCGCGAGTACCAGCCGCTGCGGCTCGACTACGACCCGCCGGCATGGCCGATGACGCCGGACTGGTCGCAGCTGCGCGAGGGCGCCGAGCTGCGCGAGCGTGGCATCGATCTCGAGTGTGCCTACGACGGCTGGCCCGGCGTCGGTGAGCGCGTGCTCGTGCAGGGCGACGACTTCGACGTCTGCGTGCTCGCGATCCCGCTCGGCGCGCTGCCGCCGGTGATCGACGAGCTCATCGACCCGCGCTCGCCGCACTTCGATCCCGACTGGCACGCGTTCGTCGACGGCACCGCGCTCACGCAGACGCTCTCGACCCAGCTGTGGTTCCGGCGCGACGCGGCGCAGCTGTTCGATCAGCGCGACGCCGCGACCGGGCGCTCGCGCGTGCGCGGACTGGCAACCGGCTTTGCCCAGCCCCAGGCCAGCTTCGGCGAGCTCTCTCACCTCATCGCGCACGAGCGCTGGCCTGCGCCAGCCCCGGTGTTGCTGACGTACCACACGGGTGCGCTCGAGGGCGCGGTACGGCTGCCGAGCGTAGGCGACGCGACGCGCGGCTTCCCGGCGGCGGAACGGCTGCGCGCGCGCGGCATCGTCGAGGCGTGGCTGCGGGAGAACCACCGCGGTCTGTTCGATGGCGAGCTCACGGACTTCGAGGCGCTGCTCGATGCCCTGGCGGTGCCGCCCGAGCAGGAGTGCAGCGGGATCGAGCGACTGTGGGCGCAGCACTTCAACATCGCGTGTCAGCCCAGCGATCTCTACGTGCTGAGCCGCCCGCGACAGACTCGGCTGCGACGAGCGCCGCACGACAGCGGCGCGCGCTTCTTGCTGCTCGCCGGCGACTGGACCAAGACCGACATGAACTGCGGCTGTGTCGAAGGCGCGACGCAGTCGGGGATGCTTGCAGCCCGCGCGCTGTCGGGCCACCCGATCTATGTCTGGCGCGTCGGGTTCTAG